The following nucleotide sequence is from Borreliella spielmanii.
TAGAGAATTTTATATGTTTTAAGACTTAGTGCTTTTAAAAAGCGATCAAAATTTACATAATTTATTATAAGGATGTTAATGTTTTGTTTATTTATAGAGTTAATGTTCCAAGGGTGTTTTTTATAAATTTATAACTTGTTAAAATATTTAATATGTTTGTTTCTAAAATCAATATATTGGATGGCTAATAAATCACCTTTGTATGAGTTTTAGGCAGGTGTTTATGGATTTAATTGATAATGAAAATTATAAAAAAATAGTGTATATTAATAACCTTGTTTTAAGGACTTTAAATGATATAGCAGCTATAAAAGAGATTAGCGAATTTACATCAAATGCTAAACTTTCATTTGATCTTATTGATTTCAATTTAAATGTTTTAAGCTATATTTCGTCTTTAAATTATTTTTATACTAGACCCAGATTGAAAATAAATTATTCTATAAAAAAAATTTTATCTGGCTTGATTTCTGATTTTAGTTTAATTATTAGTCCTGTTCTTAGCATCACCCCAAGAGAGTTAATCGAAATGCCTCAAGCTCTTGATTTAAACCCCGAAGAGAGGTTTTTGGTTGTTAAAAAATTGGGATATTTAATTGATTTGGCTAAAAATTTTAGCAAAAAAGATTCTAAAACGCTTGTTTTTCTTGAGGATATGTATCTTAAATTTATTGTTTTTTCTAAAAATATTATTGATTTTAGAGATTTGTCTAAAAATTTAAAACTTGAGAGTCCTTATTATAAATTTCAATTTGAACATCTTATTAAAGTGTTGGAGCTTTTAGAAGAAGGAGCCTTTATTTTAAGGAGCAAATATGAGCTTAGTGGATCTCATGAATTTGGACTACATTCTCTCGGTTATCTTGAAGCTGGAAGAGTTTTAGCTACCATAACTTCTCAAAAAGAAGCTGCTGAAAAATTTTCAAGGTTTCATGGAGTTTGGTCTTCAAAGCTTAGTGCAGATTTAATTAAAGCAAAATAGATAGATTAAAGTGGGGGGAAGTAGTTATTGAGTTTTAATCCAGAAGAGGGTACAACTAAATTTAGAAAATTAAAAATTTTTTTGATCTTGAGTTTGTTTTTATTATTTATAATTTTGATTGATTTCTTTATAAGATCTACTATGAATGTATCTAATTTTTATGATTTTAAAAATTTTGAGAATAAATCTGATTATAAAAATATAAATTTAAGTAAGAATGTTTTTGTATCAAATAAGGTTTTAAGTCTTAATTTTAGGGAATCTTGTTATTCTATTTTAAGTGATAACTTAATAAGTTATTCAGACTACTATTATGTGCTTTTTAATTCTAGTGAGGATTATTCTGTTTTTTCTGTTAAAAACAATAAATTTTTATTTACACTTAAGTTTAAAGATTTTGTTTTTGTAATAAATAACTTGATTTTTACTTTAAACAACTTGTATAAAACTTTAGAGATTTATGATTCCGGTGGAAATAATATACTGGTGCTTAATTTTTTGTCCTCAATTTTAAGTGTAGACTATAATAATGAGATTTTAGTTTTAGGACTTTCTAATGGGGAGATTTATATATACAAACAAGGTAAGATAGTTTATGTGGAAAATTTTTTAGATAGAAAATTTCCAACATGTTTTGTTAAATTAAGCCTTGATAATAAATATTTAGTTTCACTAAAAGGTAATTCTGAGTATTTTTTAGAAATAATTGATTTAGAGAGTGATTATAAAAAAATTTTAGAATTAAACAATTTAACTATTAGTAATTTTGAGACTTTTATAAAAATAGATGATTATCATAATTTGTTTATTGAAGGTAGAAATTCACTTATGGTGATAAATATTAAAAGTGGTAAAATATTTAAAGTTGAAAATAAAAATTCTATTTTAAGAGCATCATATGATTATTTCCAAAATGTTTACAGAGTATATTTTTATTTTGAGAGTGAAAAAATTATTAATATAAGAACTTATTCTGCTAATTCTTTTAGATTATTTGATAATGTTTTTATTAAAGATGAAATAAGCTCTTTTGTTGAATATGAAAAGGGACTTTTATATTTTAACAGTAATAATAATTTAAAATATTTAGGATTGGGGCGGTGATTTTAATTTTTTTTATATTTTTCTTTAGTATTTTAGATTTATATCCATTTTTGGAATTTAGAAATGATGAAAAGTTTGCTTTAGTGAAAGATTTTGGTGTATTGGATAATAATAAATTAAATATTGGAATAAGGTTAAGGCCTTTGGGAAAGACCGTATCTGTTTTTTCAAATAATTATAAAATCTTGTATTCAAAAAATAGGCCAGATAGGGATAGTAGTATTTTAATTATTTTTGACAATGATTCTAATTTAAATTTAGAAGTTTTAGGAGGGTTTTTTTATAAACTTGGAAAGATTTTTTTAAAGGATGAAAATAGCGTTATTGATTTGGTAGTTAATGACCCTAGTGCTAAAAAGATTATCAATCCTTTGTTTGTTATCAAAAATAGGAACAATGTAGTTGCTGATACAGTCTATACTTTAGGTGGGGTATTTTTAAAAGGAAAAGGTGATGATGAAAGATTGGAATTACCAAAAAATATAAATTTAAATGTTGATTTTGGTCAGTATAGCCTTTTGTTATATTTTCATACTCAAAAAGTAGAATCTTTTGAAAATTCTCTTAAAGGAATTTATTATTTTGAGACTATTTTAAATAATAAAAGTATCTTTCGTTCAGATTTTCAAAATATTTTTTTGATTAATAATACATATGTTTTAGCTCAAGAGAAAAATTATGGATTAGATATTTTGAATATTAAAAAAGATGGCGGATGTCTTAAAATAAATGATCTTAATTTTATTAAGGGTAAGAATGAGCTTAAAATAAAATATGGAGATGTTTATGGAAATGAAAAAAAAATAATTTATAGGTTTAAATTAAATGACTAATAATGTTTTTCATTTTCCAGTACTTCTTGATGCGATTTGTAGGCTTATAGAAGATTTGCCTTTAAAAAGTAATTTAATATACATTGATTCTACTCTTGGAGAAGGTGTTCATGCAAAAGCGATTCTTGAGAAATATGGTTTTTTAAGTTTAGTTGGAATTGAAAGAGATTCTCAAATTTTAGAAAGAGCAAAGCGGTTTCTTCGTGTTTTTGAAGGGAGAATTACATATTTTAATGATTGGTTTGATAATTTTTTTGCCAATTATCCTTTAAATGTTAAAGCCAATTTTATTTTAGTTGATCTTGGTATTTCTATGTTTCATTATAAGGGGAGTAAAAAAGGATTTTCTTTTTTTGAAGATGAACCTTTAGATATGAGACTTTGTTCTTCTTGTAGTATTAGTGCTGCTGAGATTGTAAATACTTTTAGTAGGTATGATCTTGAAAGTTTAATTTACAATTTAAGTAATGAACATTATTCTAGAAGAATTTCTAAAGCTATTGTAGAATATCGAAAAATTAAAAAAATACAAACTACAAAAGAGTTGCAATCCATAATAAGTAAAGTTTATCCTTTTTCAAAATTTAAAATAAATCCAGCTACAAAAACTTTTCAAGCGTTAAGAATTTATGTTAATGATGAGCTTGCTAGGCTTAAAAGGAGTTTGCCTTTGTGGGTAGAAAATTTAGCTAAAGATGGAATTTTAGCTATTATTACGTTTCATTCCATAGAGGATCGTATTGTGAAAGATTTTTTTAAAAGTTTAAGCTGCGATTTATATGCTAAGATTTCAAAAAAGCCCATTATTCCAAGTTTTGATGAGATTAAAAAAAACAAACCTTCAAGGAGCGCGAAGCTTAGAGCTTTAAAAAAATATGAATAGTATAAGTAAGATTGAGTTTGAAGTTTATTGTATTTTAATTTTAATATTAACAGTTATAGTGTGTTTTAATATTTACTTAAATTTCAGATATGTTGTAAAGCTTAGAGAATTTAATCACTTAGACAATGAGCAAGAAAATATTATTGATGATAATTTAAGATTACTTACAGTAATATATGAACTTGAGGATATTAATAGAATAGAGAGTTTTTATTTTGGAGAATTAAATTTGGAAAAAAAAGCCAATGAAGATATAAATATTTTTACTGAATAAAAGATTTAGAATGAGGTTTGAGTGCGTATAAAGATTAAGGATATTTTAATCTCTTCTAAAGATGTAAAGTTTGTAGGGAATATAAAAAATATTGAAAAAGTAGTAGCGTTTTATTCGCTAGATAGTCGCGAAATAAATGGTGACAATATTAACGTTAGTCTTTATTTTGCATATAAGGGAAATAAAGTAGATGGATTTTCTTTTGTTAAATATTTAATTGATTTGGGTGTTAAATGTTTTATATGTTCAAGAGATCATGAATCTGAGTGTATTGAATATTTAAATGATAATGAAGGGTTAGTTTTTTTGCTTACAAGTGATGTAATAAAACTTCTTCAAACTTTAGCATCGGTTTTAATTGAAAGGACAAGCTTTAAAAGAATTGCTATTACAGGCAGTAATGGTAAAACTACAACCAAAGAAATGCTTTATAGCATACTTTCAAAGAAATATAAAACTTACAAAACTTGGGGCAATTTAAATTCTGACATTGGTCTTCCTCTTAGCATTTTAAGGGTAGAAGGCAATGAAGAATATGCTGTTTTTGAAGTTGGAGTTAGTTATGTTGGAGAAATGGAGCTTTTATCCCAAATTTTAAAACCAGAAATTGTTATTATTACGAATATAAATTATGCACATATGCAAGCTTTCAAAGAGTTGCAAGCTATTGCTTTTGAAAAGAGCAAAATAATTGGCAAAAACATTGAAATCTTTGTTGTAAATGAAAAGAATGAT
It contains:
- the rsmH gene encoding 16S rRNA (cytosine(1402)-N(4))-methyltransferase RsmH; its protein translation is MTNNVFHFPVLLDAICRLIEDLPLKSNLIYIDSTLGEGVHAKAILEKYGFLSLVGIERDSQILERAKRFLRVFEGRITYFNDWFDNFFANYPLNVKANFILVDLGISMFHYKGSKKGFSFFEDEPLDMRLCSSCSISAAEIVNTFSRYDLESLIYNLSNEHYSRRISKAIVEYRKIKKIQTTKELQSIISKVYPFSKFKINPATKTFQALRIYVNDELARLKRSLPLWVENLAKDGILAIITFHSIEDRIVKDFFKSLSCDLYAKISKKPIIPSFDEIKKNKPSRSAKLRALKKYE
- a CDS encoding UDP-N-acetylmuramoyl-tripeptide--D-alanyl-D-alanine ligase, with protein sequence MRIKIKDILISSKDVKFVGNIKNIEKVVAFYSLDSREINGDNINVSLYFAYKGNKVDGFSFVKYLIDLGVKCFICSRDHESECIEYLNDNEGLVFLLTSDVIKLLQTLASVLIERTSFKRIAITGSNGKTTTKEMLYSILSKKYKTYKTWGNLNSDIGLPLSILRVEGNEEYAVFEVGVSYVGEMELLSQILKPEIVIITNINYAHMQAFKELQAIAFEKSKIIGKNIEIFVVNEKNDYCAYLEKRAKIANPNVKIVYFDFENLNIKSFSFLEGKFSYDFVYKGFEYSILLLGRHNIFNAIGCINLALFLGMREKEIREGLIETTFQKGRAEILIKNGYLILNDSYNGNMGSFIALKNMILDLNIQNKKFIVLGSFKELGEFAYKTHKDLIQEAVSMNFDKIFLIGEEFLDVRYSENLVEKCLYYFSEFDKFIDFFLKSLEPSVFIVIKGSRFNRLERVLNYI